A stretch of the Bradyrhizobium sp. CCBAU 53351 genome encodes the following:
- a CDS encoding glutathione S-transferase family protein, which yields MPTVHHLNNSRSQRVLWLLEELGVPYEIVRYQRQPDMRAPKELRAIHPLGKSPVITDNGNTIAESGAIIEYLIATYGNGRLIPPPDTPERLRFTYWLHYAEGSAMQPLLLKLLFTLMPKRAPALLRPLVRKVSNQALTTLVNPQLKQHMDYWEGELGKSEWFAGNEFTAADIQMSFPLEAAQARGGLEQGHPKAMAFLERIHARPAYARALEKGGPYQVGR from the coding sequence ATGCCGACCGTTCACCACCTCAACAATTCCCGCTCGCAACGCGTGCTGTGGCTGCTCGAGGAGTTGGGCGTGCCTTACGAGATCGTGCGCTACCAGCGCCAGCCGGACATGCGCGCGCCGAAGGAGCTCCGCGCCATCCACCCGCTCGGCAAATCGCCTGTCATCACCGACAACGGCAACACCATCGCCGAATCAGGCGCGATCATCGAATATCTCATCGCGACTTACGGCAACGGCCGGCTGATCCCGCCGCCTGATACACCGGAGCGGCTGCGCTTCACCTATTGGCTGCATTATGCCGAGGGCTCTGCGATGCAGCCGCTGTTGCTGAAGCTTTTGTTCACGCTGATGCCGAAGCGTGCGCCCGCGCTGCTTCGTCCGCTGGTGCGCAAGGTCTCGAACCAGGCGCTGACCACGCTGGTCAATCCGCAGCTCAAGCAGCACATGGATTACTGGGAAGGCGAGCTCGGCAAAAGCGAGTGGTTCGCCGGCAACGAGTTTACCGCAGCCGACATTCAGATGAGCTTTCCGCTGGAAGCGGCGCAAGCGCGCGGCGGGCTCGAGCAGGGCCATCCCAAGGCGATGGCGTTCCTCGAGCGCATCCACGCGCGGCCGGCTTATGCGCGTGCGCTGGAAAAGGGCGGGCCGTACCAGGTGGGGCGGTAG
- a CDS encoding NAD(P)-dependent oxidoreductase, whose protein sequence is MTILVTGSAGHLGEAIIRTLRGRGSPVSGIDLKPSRFTDAVGSIVDPGFVWGQMAGVAAVIHTATLHKPHVATHTKRDFVDTNVTGTLNLLEAAASAGVRSFVFTSTTSAFGSQLRSGAGQAAVWVTEDLPSVPKNIYGTTKLMAENLCELFFRERGLPVVVLRTSRFFPEDDDDPAMRSAYALDNAQANELLYRRLDIADAVSAHLLAVERAAKIGFGRYIVSATSPFEPRHLVALARDAAGVVRELYPDCAELYAARGWTLFREIDRVYVNERARRELGWRPEYDFAHVLRSLRESRDFRSRLAREIGAKGYHDMVFDDGPYPVAG, encoded by the coding sequence ATGACAATCCTGGTCACCGGCAGCGCCGGCCATCTCGGTGAAGCCATCATCCGCACCCTGCGTGGGCGCGGCTCGCCCGTGAGCGGGATCGACCTGAAGCCCTCGCGGTTCACCGATGCCGTCGGCTCGATCGTCGATCCCGGCTTCGTGTGGGGCCAGATGGCCGGCGTTGCCGCGGTGATCCACACCGCGACGCTGCACAAGCCGCATGTGGCGACCCACACCAAGCGGGACTTCGTCGACACCAACGTCACGGGCACGCTCAATCTGCTCGAGGCGGCGGCTTCTGCCGGTGTGCGCAGCTTCGTCTTCACCAGCACCACCAGCGCGTTCGGCTCGCAGCTTCGGTCCGGGGCCGGACAGGCTGCGGTCTGGGTCACCGAGGATCTGCCGTCGGTCCCGAAGAACATCTACGGCACCACAAAGCTGATGGCGGAGAATCTGTGCGAGCTGTTCTTTCGCGAGCGCGGCCTGCCGGTGGTCGTGTTGCGAACCTCGCGCTTCTTTCCGGAGGACGACGATGATCCCGCGATGCGGTCGGCTTACGCGCTGGACAACGCGCAGGCCAATGAGCTGCTCTATCGCCGGCTGGATATCGCGGACGCGGTGAGCGCTCATCTGCTCGCCGTCGAGCGCGCGGCAAAGATCGGGTTTGGCCGTTACATCGTCTCGGCCACCAGCCCGTTCGAGCCGCGTCATCTCGTGGCGCTGGCGCGCGATGCGGCCGGTGTCGTGCGTGAGCTCTATCCGGATTGCGCGGAGCTCTATGCGGCGCGGGGCTGGACCCTGTTCCGCGAGATCGACCGTGTCTATGTCAACGAACGCGCGCGTCGCGAGCTGGGCTGGCGGCCGGAGTATGATTTCGCGCATGTGCTGCGCAGCCTGCGCGAGAGCCGCGATTTTCGCAGTAGGCTGGCGCGCGAGATCGGCGCGAAAGGCTATCACGACATGGTGTTCGACGATGGACCCTACCCCGTCGCCGGGTAA
- a CDS encoding 2-hydroxychromene-2-carboxylate isomerase, with the protein MSLTRKEPQFLFDFGSPNAYLSHLAIPAIERRIGVKFEYVPILLGGIFKSTNNKSPAETLAGVKNKREFLQVETERFIKRFKVQPYVWNPHFPVNTLNLMRMAIAAQAEGVFEKYVEAAFHHMWREPKKMDDPEVVAKALASSGLDAQKLFTRAQEPDVKGKLIKNTEEAVARGAFGSPTFFVGNEMFFGKEQLREVEEMVSGK; encoded by the coding sequence ATGAGTTTGACCCGCAAAGAGCCGCAATTCCTGTTCGATTTCGGCAGCCCGAACGCCTATCTCAGTCATCTCGCGATTCCCGCGATCGAGCGGCGCATCGGCGTCAAGTTCGAATACGTCCCGATCCTGCTCGGCGGCATCTTCAAGTCGACCAACAACAAGTCGCCGGCCGAAACGCTCGCCGGCGTCAAGAACAAGCGTGAATTCCTGCAGGTCGAGACCGAGCGCTTCATCAAGCGCTTCAAGGTTCAGCCCTATGTCTGGAATCCGCACTTTCCCGTCAACACGCTGAACCTGATGCGCATGGCGATCGCGGCGCAAGCGGAGGGCGTGTTCGAGAAATACGTCGAGGCCGCTTTCCACCACATGTGGCGCGAGCCGAAGAAGATGGACGATCCTGAAGTCGTCGCGAAGGCGCTGGCGTCCTCGGGGCTCGATGCCCAGAAGCTGTTCACCCGCGCGCAGGAGCCCGACGTGAAGGGCAAGCTGATCAAGAATACCGAGGAAGCCGTGGCTCGCGGCGCGTTCGGCTCGCCGACCTTCTTCGTCGGCAACGAGATGTTCTTCGGCAAGGAGCAGCTCCGCGAGGTCGAGGAGATGGTGTCGGGAAAGTGA
- the panE gene encoding 2-dehydropantoate 2-reductase has product MRILVVGAGAIGGYFGGRLLQAGRDVTFLVRPRRASELASAGLVIKSPNGDVTLTNPPTVQADALKDKFDVVLLSCKAFDLDDAITSFAAAVGPDTAIIPMLNGMRHLDILDGKFGKERVLGGLCAIAATLNEKREVVQLQPMQAISYGERDGKLSDRVKAIDEAFKSGITGAAASQNIMQDMWEKWVFLSSLAASTSLMRTSVGNILAAPGGRDFLLGMLDETSAIATASGYPPGGPFFERVKGNLTAEGSPMTASMFRDIKAGLPVEADHVIGDLIARADAAKVPVPKLRIAYTHLKAYEKQRAG; this is encoded by the coding sequence ATGCGTATCCTCGTGGTCGGCGCCGGCGCCATCGGCGGCTATTTTGGTGGCAGGCTGTTGCAGGCCGGCCGCGACGTCACCTTCCTGGTCCGGCCGCGCCGGGCCAGCGAGCTCGCGAGCGCCGGGCTCGTCATCAAGAGCCCCAATGGCGATGTGACCTTGACGAATCCGCCGACCGTGCAGGCCGACGCGCTCAAGGACAAGTTCGACGTCGTGCTCCTGAGCTGCAAGGCGTTCGATCTCGACGACGCCATCACATCGTTTGCCGCGGCCGTCGGGCCGGACACCGCGATCATCCCGATGCTCAACGGCATGCGCCATCTCGACATCCTCGACGGCAAGTTCGGCAAGGAGCGCGTGCTCGGCGGCCTCTGCGCCATCGCGGCGACCTTGAACGAGAAGCGTGAGGTGGTGCAGCTCCAGCCGATGCAGGCGATCAGTTACGGCGAGCGCGACGGCAAGCTGTCGGATCGCGTCAAGGCGATCGATGAAGCCTTCAAGAGCGGCATCACCGGCGCCGCCGCCAGCCAGAACATCATGCAGGACATGTGGGAGAAGTGGGTGTTCCTGTCCTCGCTCGCAGCGTCCACCAGCCTGATGCGGACCTCCGTCGGCAACATCCTCGCAGCGCCCGGCGGCCGGGATTTCCTGCTCGGCATGCTGGATGAGACCAGTGCGATCGCCACTGCGTCGGGCTATCCGCCAGGCGGGCCGTTCTTCGAACGGGTGAAAGGCAACCTCACCGCTGAGGGATCGCCGATGACCGCCTCGATGTTCCGCGACATCAAGGCCGGCCTGCCGGTCGAGGCCGATCACGTCATCGGCGACCTCATCGCGCGCGCAGACGCCGCCAAGGTGCCGGTGCCGAAGCTGCGCATCGCGTATACCCATTTGAAGGCGTACGAAAAGCAGCGGGCGGGGTAG
- a CDS encoding DUF2239 family protein: MAMIPMQKIFTAFQGPRRLVSGPAGEVALVVKRVATRPDEPIIIFEDATGRPIDFDLRGGDREVLARLAKLVPPPVEESTPPSEPRGRGRPKLGVVAREVTLLPRHWEWLGAQAGGASVALRKLVDEARRASGDKDRERQARDAAYHFMSTMAGNLPQFEEASRALFADDRRRFTALIADWPTDIRDHIVKLAYSDRA; this comes from the coding sequence ATGGCAATGATTCCAATGCAGAAGATTTTCACCGCCTTCCAGGGGCCGCGCCGCCTGGTGTCCGGGCCGGCCGGCGAGGTCGCACTGGTCGTCAAGCGGGTGGCGACCCGGCCGGACGAGCCGATCATCATATTCGAGGACGCCACGGGCCGACCGATCGACTTCGATCTGCGCGGCGGCGATCGCGAGGTCTTGGCGCGATTGGCCAAGCTTGTCCCGCCTCCTGTCGAGGAAAGCACGCCACCGAGCGAGCCGCGCGGCCGCGGGCGGCCGAAGCTCGGCGTGGTCGCCCGCGAGGTGACGCTGCTGCCGCGGCACTGGGAGTGGCTCGGCGCGCAAGCTGGCGGCGCCTCGGTCGCGCTGCGCAAGCTGGTCGACGAAGCCAGGCGCGCCAGCGGCGACAAGGATCGCGAGCGGCAGGCACGCGATGCGGCCTATCACTTCATGTCGACCATGGCCGGCAATCTGCCGCAGTTCGAGGAAGCTTCGCGCGCGCTGTTCGCAGATGACCGGCGCCGCTTCACCGCACTGATCGCGGACTGGCCGACCGACATCCGCGACCATATCGTCAAGCTCGCCTACAGCGACCGGGCGTAA
- a CDS encoding sorbosone dehydrogenase family protein, with translation MTSVFHRSVLALAAVALLAGTSAASAQDKSKPLKKYESGTKEFWTHPPDDWFLGDETEAQKGLAPPSGPPTGASDAELANIIKKVKLPPGFKMEVYASGVLAARQMAWGDKGTLFVGSFGLGNVYAIKDNGGKKEVKTILKGLNMPTGLAVKDGALYVIAVDKLIRYDDIENKLDNPGEGKVVYDDMPSYAAHGWKYIAVDKEGWFYIPFGPPFNIGIPPTSVSQIRRVDPKTGNAEIYALGVRNSVGGDVDPRTGKYWFTENARDWISDDLPSDKLNMINKIGEHFGYPYCHQGNLPDDKFAMGHKCSEFTPPVLNLGAHVAPLGMKFYTGDQFPAEYKNNILIAEHGSWNRHKYQGGRIMRVIVGPDGKNPKQEVFASGWIEGDQGYLGRPDDIILAKDGSILVADDWAGAIYRISYSKK, from the coding sequence ATGACATCGGTGTTCCATCGATCCGTGTTGGCGCTTGCAGCCGTGGCCCTTCTTGCCGGGACCAGTGCTGCCAGCGCGCAAGACAAGAGCAAGCCACTCAAGAAATACGAATCCGGCACCAAGGAGTTCTGGACCCATCCGCCGGATGACTGGTTCCTTGGCGACGAGACCGAGGCGCAGAAGGGCCTAGCGCCGCCGTCCGGCCCGCCGACCGGCGCTTCCGACGCCGAGCTCGCCAACATCATCAAGAAGGTCAAGCTGCCGCCGGGCTTCAAGATGGAGGTCTATGCCTCCGGTGTGCTGGCTGCGCGGCAAATGGCCTGGGGTGACAAGGGCACGCTGTTCGTCGGCTCGTTCGGCCTCGGCAACGTCTATGCCATCAAGGACAATGGCGGGAAGAAAGAGGTCAAGACCATCCTCAAGGGGCTGAACATGCCCACCGGCCTCGCCGTCAAGGACGGCGCGCTCTACGTCATCGCGGTCGACAAATTGATCCGCTACGACGACATCGAAAACAAGCTCGACAATCCCGGCGAGGGCAAGGTCGTCTATGACGACATGCCGTCCTATGCCGCGCATGGCTGGAAGTACATCGCGGTCGACAAGGAAGGCTGGTTCTACATTCCGTTCGGACCGCCCTTCAACATCGGCATCCCGCCGACCAGCGTCTCGCAGATCCGGCGTGTCGATCCCAAGACCGGCAACGCGGAGATCTATGCGCTCGGCGTGCGCAACTCGGTCGGCGGAGACGTCGATCCGCGCACCGGCAAGTACTGGTTCACCGAGAATGCCCGCGACTGGATCAGCGATGATCTGCCCTCAGACAAGCTGAACATGATCAACAAGATCGGCGAGCATTTCGGCTATCCCTACTGTCACCAGGGCAATCTGCCGGACGACAAGTTCGCGATGGGCCACAAGTGCTCCGAGTTCACGCCGCCCGTGCTGAATCTCGGCGCCCATGTCGCTCCGCTCGGCATGAAGTTCTACACCGGCGACCAGTTCCCCGCCGAGTACAAGAACAACATCCTGATCGCCGAGCACGGCTCCTGGAATCGGCACAAATATCAGGGCGGCCGCATCATGCGCGTGATCGTCGGGCCTGATGGCAAGAACCCCAAGCAGGAGGTGTTCGCCTCCGGCTGGATCGAGGGCGACCAGGGTTATCTCGGCCGTCCTGACGACATCATCCTTGCCAAGGATGGATCGATCCTGGTTGCCGACGACTGGGCCGGCGCGATCTATCGCATCAGCTACAGCAAGAAGTAA
- a CDS encoding MFS transporter, which produces MTTTDPLQNIERAEIEDTSLLAFYRDMNAPERRTFWACAAGWALDGMDFMIYPLVIGTIIALWKVDAASAGLAGTVTLLASAIGGWLGGYLSDHIGRVRTLQITIIWFSFFSLVCAVVQNFDQLLIARAVLGLGFGGEWAAGAVLMGEAIRPQYRGRAVGSVQSGWAVGWGLAVLSQAILFSVLPPETAWRWMFVIGALPALLVFYIRRSVTEPEISAQARARQAASGDRPALWEIFSGPILKTTILASLMATGCQGGYYAVTFWVPQFLTKERHLSIVGSTGYLSTLIIGSFIGYLTGAWLADRIGRRNLFLIFSIGAIAVVLLYTQMPLTNEILWVLGFPLGFFASGYFSGVGAFLTELYPTRLRGSGQGFCYNFGRGIGALFPFLVGALSATTSLANAIAIFAVAAYAVFFIAAFALPETRGRVLHAH; this is translated from the coding sequence ATGACCACGACCGATCCGCTCCAGAACATCGAGCGCGCCGAGATCGAGGACACCAGCCTTCTCGCGTTCTATCGCGACATGAACGCGCCGGAGCGCCGGACGTTCTGGGCCTGCGCGGCGGGCTGGGCGCTCGACGGCATGGATTTCATGATCTATCCGCTGGTGATCGGCACCATCATCGCGCTGTGGAAGGTCGATGCGGCCTCCGCCGGCCTTGCCGGCACGGTGACGCTGCTGGCGTCCGCGATCGGCGGCTGGCTCGGCGGCTATCTCTCCGACCATATCGGGCGGGTGCGAACGCTCCAGATCACCATCATCTGGTTCTCGTTCTTCTCGCTGGTCTGCGCGGTCGTGCAGAATTTCGACCAGCTCCTGATCGCGCGTGCCGTGCTCGGCCTCGGCTTCGGCGGCGAGTGGGCCGCAGGTGCCGTGCTCATGGGTGAAGCCATCCGGCCGCAATATCGTGGGCGCGCGGTCGGCTCGGTGCAGTCTGGCTGGGCAGTCGGCTGGGGCCTCGCGGTGCTGTCGCAGGCGATCCTGTTCTCGGTCTTGCCGCCGGAGACGGCATGGCGCTGGATGTTCGTGATCGGCGCGCTGCCAGCACTTCTGGTGTTCTACATCCGCCGCTCGGTCACCGAGCCGGAGATCTCGGCACAGGCCCGCGCTAGGCAGGCTGCGAGCGGCGACCGCCCGGCGCTGTGGGAGATCTTCTCCGGCCCGATCCTGAAGACCACGATCCTGGCCTCGCTGATGGCGACGGGCTGCCAGGGCGGCTACTACGCCGTCACCTTCTGGGTGCCGCAATTCCTGACCAAGGAGCGGCACCTGTCGATCGTCGGCTCGACCGGATACCTGTCGACGCTGATCATCGGCTCCTTCATCGGCTATCTCACGGGAGCCTGGCTCGCCGACCGGATCGGGCGGCGCAATCTGTTCCTGATCTTCTCGATCGGAGCCATCGCGGTGGTGCTGCTTTATACGCAGATGCCGCTCACCAACGAGATCCTGTGGGTGCTCGGTTTCCCGCTCGGCTTCTTCGCCTCGGGCTATTTCTCCGGCGTCGGTGCTTTCCTGACCGAGCTTTATCCGACGCGGCTGCGCGGCTCCGGCCAGGGCTTCTGCTACAATTTCGGCCGCGGCATCGGCGCGCTGTTTCCCTTCCTCGTCGGCGCGCTGTCGGCGACGACGTCGCTGGCGAATGCGATCGCGATCTTCGCGGTGGCGGCCTACGCGGTGTTCTTCATCGCCGCCTTTGCGCTGCCGGAGACACGCGGACGTGTGCTGCACGCGCATTAA
- a CDS encoding MATE family efflux transporter, producing MSAATPLWKTFLRFLAPLMLSNALQSLFGTVSNVYLGQMIGVDALAAVSVFFPVMFFLFAFVMGLSTGATVLIGQAYGAGEHDKIRSVVGTTLAIGLLLSISVALIGGLFSRQLMMALATPADILAPASACARIMLFTLPLGFVFLLMTAMIRGVGDALTPLLALALSTAIGLILTPMLIRGSFGLPAAGITSPAWAAAIANALTLIALAAYLRRKKHALAPDAALLRQLRLNRAMLGKILGIGLPSAVGMVVMAIAELVLLGLVNGFGSDATAAYGAVNQVMGYTQFTAMSISIAVSILGAQAVGSGNRDRLDGIVRTGLAFNFVLIGGLVTLIYLTPRAILGIFITDAAVLDLAKGLLDIALWSSVPFGLATVFSGAMRAAGVALTPMLLSILAIVAIELPAAIVLSRIIGLQGVWAAYPILFCAMLVLQMGYYLLVWRKRAIRRLV from the coding sequence ATGTCCGCCGCCACGCCACTCTGGAAGACGTTCCTGCGCTTCCTCGCGCCATTGATGCTGAGCAACGCGCTGCAATCGTTGTTCGGCACCGTCAGCAACGTCTATCTCGGCCAGATGATCGGCGTCGATGCGCTGGCGGCGGTCTCGGTGTTCTTCCCCGTGATGTTCTTCCTGTTCGCCTTCGTCATGGGCCTCAGCACCGGCGCAACCGTCTTGATCGGTCAGGCCTACGGCGCGGGCGAGCACGACAAGATCAGAAGCGTTGTCGGCACCACGCTTGCGATCGGCCTGCTGCTTTCCATTTCGGTGGCGTTGATCGGCGGGCTCTTCAGCCGTCAATTGATGATGGCGCTCGCCACGCCAGCGGACATTCTCGCTCCCGCCAGCGCCTGTGCGCGGATCATGCTGTTCACCCTGCCGCTCGGCTTCGTCTTCCTGCTGATGACAGCGATGATCCGCGGCGTCGGCGATGCGCTCACGCCGCTGCTGGCCCTGGCGTTGTCGACGGCGATCGGCCTGATCCTGACCCCGATGCTGATCCGCGGATCGTTCGGACTGCCGGCGGCCGGCATCACCAGCCCGGCCTGGGCGGCGGCGATCGCGAACGCACTCACCTTGATCGCACTGGCCGCCTATCTGCGGCGGAAGAAGCACGCGCTCGCGCCCGACGCGGCCCTGCTGCGCCAGCTGCGACTCAACCGCGCTATGCTCGGCAAGATTCTCGGCATCGGATTGCCGAGCGCCGTCGGCATGGTCGTGATGGCGATCGCGGAGCTGGTTCTGCTCGGCCTCGTCAACGGTTTTGGATCGGACGCCACCGCAGCCTATGGCGCCGTCAACCAGGTGATGGGCTACACGCAGTTCACGGCCATGTCGATTTCGATCGCGGTCTCGATCCTGGGCGCACAGGCGGTCGGCAGCGGCAACAGAGACCGGCTCGACGGCATCGTGCGGACCGGCCTCGCTTTCAACTTCGTCCTGATCGGCGGGCTCGTGACACTGATCTATCTCACGCCGCGAGCCATCCTCGGCATCTTCATCACCGACGCCGCCGTGCTCGATCTGGCGAAGGGCCTGCTCGACATCGCCTTGTGGAGCTCGGTGCCGTTCGGCCTCGCCACGGTGTTTTCCGGGGCGATGCGCGCAGCCGGCGTCGCGCTAACGCCGATGCTGCTCTCGATCCTCGCGATCGTTGCGATCGAGCTGCCCGCTGCGATCGTCCTGAGCCGCATCATTGGCCTTCAGGGCGTATGGGCCGCTTATCCCATCCTGTTCTGCGCCATGCTTGTTTTGCAGATGGGCTATTACTTGCTGGTGTGGCGCAAGCGGGCGATCCGGCGCCTGGTCTGA
- a CDS encoding c-type cytochrome: MRRQFLSYAIGALLLAAPAFIPAQAADNSAIKEKASVCSGCHGENGISQTENIPSLAGQPDQFIQWQLVFFRAGSRKNDQMKPIVEEITNEDIRSFGAYFSQMTPPKAADDGDPDLSNKGAQVAAGRRCASCHTDSFAGTKAVARLAGQREEYLVKALHDYKAGQRVGGGVAAMADVAYHMSDEEITAVSHYLAHLK; encoded by the coding sequence ATGCGCCGTCAGTTTTTGTCGTACGCTATCGGTGCGCTATTGCTCGCAGCGCCAGCCTTCATCCCGGCCCAGGCCGCCGATAATTCCGCGATCAAGGAGAAGGCCTCGGTCTGCTCCGGCTGTCACGGCGAGAACGGCATTTCGCAGACCGAGAACATCCCCTCGCTGGCCGGGCAGCCCGATCAATTCATCCAGTGGCAGCTGGTGTTCTTCCGCGCCGGCTCGCGCAAGAACGACCAGATGAAGCCGATTGTCGAGGAGATCACCAACGAGGACATCCGCAGCTTCGGCGCCTATTTCTCCCAGATGACGCCGCCGAAGGCAGCGGACGACGGCGATCCGGACCTGTCGAACAAGGGTGCGCAAGTTGCCGCCGGCCGCCGCTGCGCTTCATGTCACACGGACAGCTTCGCCGGCACCAAGGCAGTCGCGCGGCTCGCGGGTCAACGCGAGGAATATCTGGTCAAGGCGCTGCATGACTACAAGGCGGGCCAGCGCGTCGGCGGCGGCGTCGCCGCGATGGCCGACGTCGCCTATCACATGAGCGACGAGGAAATCACCGCCGTCTCGCACTATCTCGCGCATTTGAAATAG